GGTCGGCTACACTCGCAAGTAACAGGCTACCTGACAGTAGTTCTTCAGTTCATTTCAACAATTATTCCACTATTCCTTCGTGGATATGTTATCTTCTATTCCTATGGTTCCTGCTGTCTCACTGTCCAGCCCTATCCTATCCCCGGATCCTCCTATCCCCACGAcatggaatcctcccctcccacacaaatccacaacttctccccacctccaccgGCAGGATGTTTACCCCTCCTACACAAGTCCACAACCTCTCTCCTTACGCATCcagcccccttcctcctcctcccgccgctgAGTCTATTTCTTGCACTGTTTCGCAGATGCGTGATCGTGACTGCTTCTATACAACGTGTGTCAACAGCAAAACCCATTCAATTAATTCTTTGTTCTTGCTTTCTCCTCCTCTTGACGTATTCTAAAGACAGTGTCCTAAGTGTTACTTCTAATCATTTTGTTCTCGTCATCGTCTCCAGCTTTAAGATACCACCGCAGCTTCTGTCTTCCTGGAGGCACAGAATAGTTTACTGTCTTCATTCGCTGGACTCAAAGAAAACTCGTGGGTTCGTTTTTCCTGCCTTCATTCAGACCAGCCTAAACAGACTTTAGCTGCCCAATCCCTGATATGTTGGACTTGACAGTTATCAACTGAACAGTGACCGCTTAGATACAAACCACAATATAAACAAGACATATTGAAATATTATCCTACGGTGGCATTTCGTATACAAGAATTATCCTTTGTCGATACTTGTGCAATTTCATTTTCCCTCATGACACTGTTACACATAGGCTGACTGTTGGATATGTCGACCAATATGCTCTACTGTGAGTTCTACATATATACCTGTACCCGTTGTTGATGCTACGACATGTGGGGGGATGTGTAAGGCCAATATCCCCAGCTGAGACTGCAGCAAGTTTCTCATTCTGTGCATGGTGACACAGTGAGTGATTTCCCACAAGTCTGACGCCCGTTAATttctgtttcctcactcattagcCAACGTGTCTCACGCTGACATTGACCAGTAGGGTGGTGTCTCCCGACAGAGGCAGCCGctaacgtgcaggagggtgttagTGAACCGTCAGCAACCGGAGGACCTGGACCAGCCTGTGTATGTCCCACGTTATCAGCGCAACAGGATCAAGACCTCCAAGGTCAGTGTGGCTCACCCTCACCTACCCCTTTGCTCCTGCCGTCCGTGACTCTTACGATAAGTCAGTGTGTAACCAACTTGACTCATTTTCTGCGGGAGGACTTATTACACAAGTCATGTGCTGTGGGAGAGGCGACCTCTTCCACACATAGTCTCTCTCACCTGCGTGTCCATTTAATCGTTCGTGATCTGTATCCAGACTGAGCATGACCCAGGATTATTGACTTCATATcacttaactatatatatatatatatatatatatatatatatataaactcacacaTGGGTACTTTTTATGGCTCAGTCAGCCTTGCCTCCCCTTATCTGAGTCTAACGTCATGATGAATATCAAAAGTTCGACTCAACAAGGTGCGAGACACCTCCCTACATCCATCATGCAGAATCATGTCAGACTGATCAACATGAACACAGATTCATCAAGGCTGTCTCACTTCTTTCAGTTCTGTtgagcaacctctctctctctctctctctctctctctctctctctctctctctctctctctctctctctcttactgggaGGGTAGGTGTACTCTGCTATCAGTGTTGGAGTAGGAATCATTATCTGTAGTACAcaaggcctcccccccccccccccccaaacccctgaCATTGTCTTCACGCCTCTTATCTCGCTCGCCAGCGGCTGGCCTCGTGACGTCACTCATGGTTCAGTCTGAGGTAGATCAAGGCGAcataaaactgcaaaccacacaaaacaatacACCGAGAGCAATCATgtgctgcctagcaaccacaaacactcaatacCGTCATAATGAAACAAAGTTCCTCCCATTGtagtccctcccacctcactatGCTCAGCACTCTACGTATATAACCGACACCTTCAAGTAAAAGTATAAAGCTTACCATTACCCCACACTTCAGTGTAACCACTACTCACAGATCCTCCCAGCCCCAGCAAATATAACAGGGACAGAAAACATACAAAGTGAAACAACCCGACGAGCAATAAACAACCGACCTTCCAACTCAAATCGTCAACATCAAATCACCAGACATACAAACACCCGTCAgaatccacactcacacacacacacacacaccagacaaacacgagtcacactctcccgctttCACTCTACACATCATCCATCACGACATACATCGCTGCAGCATAACCTAAGACCCATCATGTTCCTTACGATGCAACTGCCATAAAGACACCGCGCACTTACcgctcaattgccctgcactctttacacacagacgtacacacatcacaacactgtaacCTGGGGTCCCCCTACAGGtgaatgtggccagcttcctgagtgttaCAGGAGAGTCAAAAAGAGAGGGGATTCCCggggcacaatatatatatatatatatatatatatatatatatatatatatatatatatatatatatatccaacaacaAACATGGAAATTTTACATTTACGTCATAATTTCCCAAAATTTGGCATAATTTCCCCAAACTGCACTAACTCCTGAACACCATTATGTTACATATAACCAGACGTCCTCCCTTGTTATCATTTTTCTCTCCCTTGCAgtactcagtcatcagcttcgtgCCCAAGAACCTGTTCGAACAGTTCCGACGTATAGCAAATTTATACTTTCTCTGCGTCGCTATTATACAGGTAAGGTCGAAGCTCTATTCAAACAGATTACAGGAAAAATGGGAAGTAATTGTAGCTGTAACTTTAAAATAAAATTTGACattgaggaggatggaggagtacTTCAGTGCTCAGGTGTATATTCGCGGTCAGACGTACGTACATGAGAACAGATACGAGCTTTCGTTTTCTTCTGTCTACGTACATATGATGAGTGGTGTGCCTTCTGCTTCATTATTCTACAGCTGTCTCTATGTACTGTCCATCAACGAACGACCTTGTTATGGATCATCAGGTCTTTTATTTGTCCTTCCCATTTAGCGAATATCTAAGTCCTCCATGAATTGTGTTGAATTCATTTTTTCAACTTAATTATTCATGTTTCCCTCCGAACCAGCTGAGCATCGAGAGTCCAGTGTCGCCCATGACAAGTCTCCTGccgcttgtggtggtgatcacggTGACGGCGGTGAAGCAAGCCTACGAGGACTGGCTCAGACACTGCGAGGACACCAAGGTTAACAATGCTCCCTCCCGGGTACTGCGAGATGGCGTGATCACGGTGAGTGTACTGGGCCAAATGGTGGCAGGGTTGTTCATCACTGATCACGGGACATAGTTACCGTAATGTGCCAGGGGGATGTGGTCAGTCATGTACCGTGGGACGTGGTCAGTCACGTACCGTGGGACGTGGTCAGTTCTGTTCAAGGAGGGTGTTCAGTAACGTAACAGGAAGCGTGTTAGTGCTGCACCAGGGGGCGTGGTGGAGGCAAACCATACCCGAAAATGGtcagttggttgtttgggctttaagccactcaactgccagggtcactaaGGCTGTCAACGTAAGCGACACCCACCAACCGGAATAAATTATACACCTTGAGGTATTAAAGATaaatctaagaccacatacattctcactATGCATGGGACGCATGCCAAACATGAATAAGCTGATGGCCTCTGGACATGATTACCAAAGATGTTACACATTACGGCAACTCTTTCCAACATTCGAGCTATCATTTGTGATTCTTCCTAAGTATTATCAACTTGGTAACCTTACCTACGTAAGAATGGATTATGACCATTTCTCATACAGAGAAGTTATCAAGGAATTTAAgctgtggtgagggaagaggttgTCAACACCTGAACCACCCATAACAGACAACTCAACGTGCATTCGAACACAGATATCAACAAGTTTCTAGATCACGTTACTCACCTATCCAAAGTCCTCAGGAAACTATGTTGTCGATCCGCCTCCTACTATCCTGACGCGATAACCAGGATAAGAAATCCACCAACTCACTAACGTGTCCACTTAACAAGCGTCCGTAACTCATTGGAGGTATTACCTCCAGGACCACCAACGCCATCTGTTGGCGCCGTGAACAGCTACTGCAGAGTAGGACGCTGCATGTATTACTCAATTGCTCTTGCCCaattatatggtatttcagaTAACATTTCTTTTCGGCCAATGCAAAGCAGGCGTAGGACAAAGGCATAATAGTGTTAGACAGTGTTTAATAGTGTTAAAAACATTCTCAAAATAATCCCTTAACACTTTATCTTACCGTAAGATTATATTGATTTATGATttaaacgatgaaaaaaaaacaccctcgtctgttttctggaAGATCAGCTTCACCATAAAGATTTCAATGTAAATTGTTTGAACATTATACAAACAGTAAATTAGATAAGCAAGGGTTGATTACCAAAACTAATCTAAACTAATTCAAAACAGCCTCGAGGCATGATTCTAATGATACTAAAGTTCTTACAGAGGATGTTTGACTGTCATGCACCGTGTGTCGTCGACAGAATGTTCGCACGCGGGACATCGAAGTCGGGGACATCGTGGAAGTGTCGTCTGACGAGCAGTTCCCCTGTGACCTCCTTCTCGTGATGTCCTCTGACCCAGAGTGCAAATGTTACGTCACCACAGCCAACCTGGACGGGGAGACGAACCTGAAGGTCAGTACGGCGCCGCTACAATCATACCTCTCCTGAGGAGTGAGCAAGGAAACACATGCCTTTCACAAGACATAtgatcctcacccacaccacgtTACTCTCAATACCTTACCAAGATTCTTTATTTCTTCGTGTGTGCAGAGAAGaccattcttttgtttttccagcATTAGCGGATCTGATGTATACTCATGGGTAATATCAGTTCTCTCAAGGTTCTGACACGCAATCCGCGAatgagccctttttttttttctttaacccaaTGTAACTACACCGTTGGTGTGAAATAACGTACAGTATATCCTCTCTCTTCTACCGCAGACCTTCGTAAGTCCACAGGAGACACGACACCTCAGCTTCGTGGACGATTTATGGAAATTCAGGGCCATCATTGAGTGCCAGGTCAGTTATATTACATGTCATGTCATTTATGGGTCATTTCAGGTCAATTATAGGACATTGAATGTCAACTTCATTTACAAGTCATGTGGTCTCATGGTGTTTGAAGACCACGGGGTCAGTCATAAATCATGCAGTGCCATGTGAACAAATGGCCATATGGTGTCATTACACATTCATCTGGTCAACTGCAGGTCGTATGTTACGTTAGGTTATGTGGTGTTTCCATAATACAAGTGAATGAAAGCATCAGGTATCAGGTCAATTGGGGTCCAGGTGGTCATCAGCCAACAGGTCAGCGATGTTCAGCCAACAGATCAGATGTTCAATCAACTGGTCAGTCAGGTGACTTTCAGCCAGCCACAAGTCGCACAAGACGAGAGACTTTGTTCTGTGGTCTAAACCGTTTCACAAACACCAGAGTCCTAGGCAATGTAGACACAATGAACCATTCTTCATAGCCATAGGCAGAGGCAATAAGACGTGGAGGATAACATGGGCACGTCTAAGATTCTACTTCTCTACCGCATTTCAGTGGCAAATATTCCTACTGGGAGAATGCAGTTTTTTTTGTAAATCTGCCTGACATGATTCACAATATGGCCCCCATGACTCTCACAAAGGTCCAACATGGGTACATAAATCAGTCTTACCATCAACAATACATTTTCTATCCATCATTATATGTATACCATCTTCACAATATTTTCTATCCTTCATCATTACGATATTTTTCTGAAATGAATATTAACAACTCAGCATCTGTCGACTAGCTTAGTTTGGACACTTGACAAAGAGACCAATTCTATGTAACCCGTAGTTACCTTACCGGATCTTGAGCGAGTCCGAACTGATCAGTGATCCACACTCCTCTCGACAGCTGCCCCATGCCAACCTGTACGACTTCACGGGTCGTCTTGAGGTGTACCGAGGCAACGCTGAGCCAGCCAGGGCTCCCTTGGGGACCGAGAACCTCCTCCTTAGGGGAGCCAGGCTCAAGAACACCACCACTGTCTacggtgagtctctctctctctctctctctctctctctctctctctctctctctctctctctctctctctctctctctctctctctctctctctcacgcctacCATCCTTCCCTACAGGTGTGGCAATATACACAGGAAAGGACACCAAGATGGCCCTCAACTCAAAGATGGTGAACAAAAAATTCTCAACCGTAGAAAAGTAAGTCACACTGTTTTCCAGCACCATAATGAAACTTCTTGATGTTTGCCAGACCTTGAATAACTTCCTAATGTTCTCCAGAAACATTATTAACCTCTTGATATTTGCCACACCCTTGAATAACTTGGTAATTTCTCCAGAACTATTAATGGCCTCTTGCTGTTCTCCAGGTCCTTGAATAACTTTCTGATGTTCTCCAGAACCATTATTAACCTCTTGATGTTCTCCAGGTCCATGAATAACTTCCTCGTATTCTTCCTGGTGGTGTTGCTTCTGGAGGTTCTCGTCTGCACTGTGATCAAGTACCAGGTGTATGACATCCCGATGATGAGTGAGTACCAGGTGTATGACATCCCGATGATGAGTGAGTACCAGGTGTATGACATCCCGATGATGAGTGAGTACCAGGTGTATGACATCCCGATGATGAGTGAGTACCAGGTGTATGACATCCCGATGATGAGTGAGTACCAGGTGTATGACATCCCGATGATGAGTGAGTACCAGGTGTATGACGTCATGGCGGTGTGCAGGTACAAGCTACTGGATTCCTCCGTCCTCCCCTTTTTGGTCCTCCAGTATCCCACAGAACTGGAGGTCCTGAGGACCTTCCAGTTTCCCTTGAGTAGTATGTCCTGGGTCTCGCAAGCCCTCATAACAACATACCTTGGATTCTACCAGTCCTTGATAAAACATATGCTGTCTCTCTTTAGTGCTAAGATATATCTTTAGATCTTTAGGCTACGTCAGTTCCAAAAGCATTGGGTCTTATTTCTCATCAGCACCAAAGAACAAATGGTCTCGGGAGACCCGGCGGTCTTCAGTGCAACAGATCCTGAAGGCTTCGAAAAGAGATAACTCAGGATCCAGCTGTCTGCATTTTCATGTATTCTGATTCCCTTTAGCCTCCGCAGTGTCATATGCCAGGCTCCGGCATCCTCCACAACCATACACTCTGGGTTTTctgtggccctagaccagtggggTCTGAGGGCCAGTTAAATGGAACCCAAACCCGAACAGTGTCTAGTATAAACCCTTTTGGCCCTAAACAATACTGGATCCAAGGTCCATTTAACCCCAAGTACATTCGACAGAGGTTATCATTCCCCAGAATTTTGAGTACAGTCAGTCCTCAGAATTTCTTCATCCCGAACTCTGAAATCTACAACACTGATTAAGAAAATACACCATGACAAAGGAATAGCTTATATGCGGGTGACATTTCATACTCACAGAGCGCATGTGGTACCTGGGTATTCCTGTCGACATGACAGTGACCGCGAGAGACATCGTCCAGGACAGCTTCTCCTTCCTCATTATCTTCAACTACATCATCCCCATCTCCCTCTACGTCACCCTGGGTAAGTATCTGTACCATCCTCTGTCCTCGGTCAGTGCTATCCCCAGGTTTCCCTGCATCACCTGAGGTAACTGTGAACAGCATATCACAACTTGGGTAAGGATCTCGAAGGGTGTTATCATCTTGCCTCCTGATGAACTCATGACTGACCACAACGGAACGTTGGTAAGGACCAGAAAagcaaaattactttttttttccaaatgccCTTAAGGAGGAGGCAGTACTATAGCACTATTTACCTCTCAAGATCTATACACAGATCACTGACTTTCCTGAGGTAATGATCAAGATTCAAAGATATAATTATACCAGGTGTCGAGAAAATAACCAAGTCGTACTTGGAGTGTTCCCTCAGAATCGTATTCATTTTTCCTACTTCTCTATCTCCGACGCCCGTTCCCTCTGGGATCTCCGttgagggggtggccacggcaaatgagtctccataactagtgtaATCCAAAGCCGCTTTTTGACTTTTAGTGactcacttctttcttttctttaactcTTTTGATAAACATTCACCAAATCCTTACATCAAGAAGACTGTGTGTTCCTTCCTGTGCACCTGACTACCTCAACTCAGCTTTCACTAATACATTGTCCACCTCGGCTTCCCGTCATCGGGTCTCCAGCCGCCACCAGTCACAGTGCTGACGAAGGCGCTGGGGTCGTCGATCGCTTGGGGCCTCAGTGGACCCTTGCCtaaccacaacacctggccaTCACAGGTAGCACGACATCCTTGGTGGTAGGGAAGTCCTGGGTGCCGTGGCTCACATGTCGTCCCAGTCATAAGGGAACAAGACTCGAATGCACCTTCCCATGTTTAACTCCCGTGTATGTTTTCCCCACTCATAACAAATCACTTAGAAAAGAGAGTCTGGACAGCAAGTAataccatcttcttcttcttcttcttcttcttcttcttcttcttcttcttcttcttcttcttctccttcttcttcttctgagatAAGACATCTAATGGCGTCTCATTGTGTACATTAACCATAGTGACGAGAGGATCTAAGATCAGGTGGTATTCTAACACCCTCTGGTCTCCTCGTCAGAGATGCAGAAGTTCGTGGGCGCCATGTTCATTGAGTGGGATGACGAACTGAAGTGCAGCAAGACAGGTGAACGCAGCAAGTGCAACACTTCCGACCTAAATGAGGAGCTGGGACAGGTGAGGCGGTCAAGatgacccaggtgtgtgtgtgtgtgtgtgtgtaagagagagagagagagagagagagagagagagagagagagagagagagagagagagagagagagagagagagagagaatgccgtCAACCTGGTGAATTAGATCTGACAGATGAATTCTAAAAGTTAGGAGAGAACATTTGACCTCTTTCATTTAACACCGTAGGTACAGTACCTCTTCACGGACAAGACGGGCACGCTGACCGAGAACTGCATGAACTTCCGGCAATGTTCCGTCCACGGTGTCAAGTACGCTGACGTGGACGGAGAGATCCAGGAACTTAGTGAACGCAACAGCGACACAACGCAACCTCTCCACGCCTGGCCGGTAGGTGGCGCTGGATGATTGTGGAGTTTCGTGGGCGGcgagggggtgggtgatgggtgttgttggGTCAGTGTCCGGGTCGTAACCCTCTCTAAGGTCCAACTTGACCCAAGTATGACAGGATGTCATGAGAAGTAACACCGAGGTTCGTGAGTAACACTGGTCATGTGTCCCAAGGTCACATGATGTCACGTACACTAGAGAGTAGCAGTTCTGTTGGGGTCGGCTGTGGATGGCAGCCTCTCTCCTCACTGTAGCCAGAGGCTGAGtgtgtgcaaataaggccattggTAGTCTGAGCCTGATGCTGCCTGGCAAGAGCAGGAGAGGCACTTAGGCACTGAAAGAGATAAAGAGCAtgtatctctctccatctatctatccatctatctatctcatttTGCTCAATAACATTGTCTTCTTGTCCCCAGGTGGAACTTGAGACCTTCCTAGAGACCCTAgcactgtgccacactgtgcaGGTCACGCTCAACAGCAGCGCCGAGGTGGAGGACCCAATGAACAAAACGGGTATAAAGCTATCGAAAGAGTACCAAGCCGCCAGCCCCGACGAGAAGGCCCTGGTGGAGGCCTGTGCGAGGTAAGAGGTCATGATGAAGTCTGCAACTTAGGCTCAGCCTATGGTCAAGGCTGTGTTAATCCTGGGATAAAATCGAGGGCATATTAGCCTCATATCGGTCATACGTGGGACTGTGCTTGAGATCTGAATGAACTCGAAACGAGTTTATAATGGGGACACCCTAGCTTCATAGTCGAGACATGCGGCAGTCATACTTAATTCAATACCTGGAGCCTTATGAATGCAGTTCATTAGCTTAGGGTTTAGTAAAGTGATATGAgcttaaatgaaaaaaagatcgAAAGCCGTCAAGTAAGTCATATGATTTGCTAGATAATTAAGAACGGTGTGTTGGACTTTGTGGTAGAGCAGTGTGGATGAAGAATGCGTTGGTGTTGGAATGTGTGATGCGATGATGTGGTTGGGGACTTAACATGCTTCTGCTGAGGCTTGTGTCGTTGCGTCGAGGGCCAGTAAAGCACATTTTGCCCCTCAGGTTCGGCGTGGTGTTCGACGGCCAGCTCGGGGACAAACTGCACCTCACCGTGCGTGGCCAAACCAGGGTCTTCAAGCAACTACAAGTCCTCGAGTTCGACTCAGGTCAGTTGGAAACACGACAGCCACTGTGctacacctaacacacacacacacacacacacacacacacacacacaccaggaagttGAGTATGATGTGTTACAACGAAGTAATTCAGTCAAAGAAATCCTTTTCTGATCGAAGACTAACAATTGTGTTTACCTTCATATGGCGTAGTGTCGCTGCTTATGCTTAAGGAATGTGGCTGAAAATGAATCGTATCCGTCTGAGGTGAACCTTTACTGAATCATTTTCCTGCTTAATCATTCTAGTACACTAATTCATATCACTAGTGATCAAAGATTGACCTTCCATGATTGcgggaaggaaaaagaagaaaaaaaaaacctgtgacTACCCCAGTCTGGAGGTCACTAGTCACGACCCTTACCTTCTACATGTTGCCAGATCGGAAGTGCAtgtcggtggtggtgagggacgaggCGTCGGAGAGGATCtggctcctgacgaagggggCCGAGAGCAGCGTACTGAGGCGGTGTCGGGTGCGCACTGCAGACGAGCACGCCGTCCATGATGCCACGCTCACTCACATCAACCACTACGCCatggtgagagaagagggagggaggtacagtgtATAGTAAACAAGACACTTAAGAACGAGATAcagaactgagaaacaaattcaaacAAGATAATGTCAATGAGTCAATGATGTAACATGTTATCCTTTATTCAAACAAGATAATGTTAACGATGTAACAAATGTTATCCTTCATTATATACCTGTTCACCTGATTTTCTTATTCCATGATTTGGCTTCTTATCAGGTGGGTCTGCGGACCTTGGCAGTGGCCAAGAGAGAACTGAGCAACCAACAGTACAAAGACCTCTCATGTCAACTGTCCGAAGCCAAGCAGGTCCGTACaccgtctatgtgtgtgtgtgtgtgtggcattatgTCGTAACTGTCTGGTCTCTCTACACACCTTTTTACTACTGATTGATTATCAGATTAACGGATCATAGTGTAAACTTTAGTTGTGAATGAAAGTCACGTCTCTGGAAGCGCGGATTAGTGAGACTTGCGATTTGATTTAAGAGTTCGCATTGTATTaagggtaaatatatatagagTAAGAACATCTAGGGATTGAGAAGTGTTCTTTGGTTAATGTTATGATATCTGTTGTTCTAGGTTACCTAG
This Panulirus ornatus isolate Po-2019 chromosome 37, ASM3632096v1, whole genome shotgun sequence DNA region includes the following protein-coding sequences:
- the LOC139760575 gene encoding phospholipid-transporting ATPase IF-like, which gives rise to MVPNPFKRKRQPLTCRRVLVNRQQPEDLDQPVYVPRYQRNRIKTSKYSVISFVPKNLFEQFRRIANLYFLCVAIIQLSIESPVSPMTSLLPLVVVITVTAVKQAYEDWLRHCEDTKVNNAPSRVLRDGVITNVRTRDIEVGDIVEVSSDEQFPCDLLLVMSSDPECKCYVTTANLDGETNLKTFVSPQETRHLSFVDDLWKFRAIIECQLPHANLYDFTGRLEVYRGNAEPARAPLGTENLLLRGARLKNTTTVYGVAIYTGKDTKMALNSKMVNKKFSTVEKSMNNFLVFFLVVLLLEVLVCTVIKYQVYDIPMMKRMWYLGIPVDMTVTARDIVQDSFSFLIIFNYIIPISLYVTLEMQKFVGAMFIEWDDELKCSKTGERSKCNTSDLNEELGQVQYLFTDKTGTLTENCMNFRQCSVHGVKYADVDGEIQELSERNSDTTQPLHAWPVELETFLETLALCHTVQVTLNSSAEVEDPMNKTGIKLSKEYQAASPDEKALVEACARFGVVFDGQLGDKLHLTVRGQTRVFKQLQVLEFDSDRKCMSVVVRDEASERIWLLTKGAESSVLRRCRVRTADEHAVHDATLTHINHYAMVGLRTLAVAKRELSNQQYKDLSCQLSEAKQMLEGREEAVKEVMNRMEAELSLLGATGVEDLLQEGVQETLEALRVAGIKVWVLTGDKVETAVNIAYSCGHFKKFMTILSLTGLQDPEHAASTLQQCHQESEEDCFYGLVVDGTSLQMLLDHHRKEFYRLCRRCTAVVCCRMSPRQKAETVRLVKKSKESPVCAAIGDGANDVSMIQEAHVGLGVMGKEGRQAVRCSDFAFARFKFLKKVLLVHGHWYYVRVSTLVQYFFYKNAAFITPQIFFAVWNAFSTQSVYDSLSLTLYNITFTSLPVLVYGLFEQNLPPAVLMDRPQLYRSNANNAAMSWLNFFRWTAFALWHTSVMYFGLMLVCMGDTCGLPYGQTSDLNLFGTTLVSICVFVVNLKLVLVARYLTQFFLWSLVITAVGYATVCLLYQGFLIELFENFDVYWIYYRMFESSALMLASVLLGVVCLLPDLLEQVYWASRDERMKNILRKKTRSVSLRHFSGYANEAFDQREEYRGLWELTRYPEGQNVNQNKGQPGENGSNAEKLFSQQETNRVTETASCSLKGSWSSNSIII